The genomic region TCCGCGGTAGACGGAGCGGGTGTACTCGATCACGGCGCGGTCGGCGGTGCGGGTGGTCCGCTCGATCAGCAGCGCCGGCGAGTGCAGCGGGACGTCGAGCAGCGCCGACTCCTGCGCGTCGGTCACGGTCGGCTCGGTGACCTGGACGGCGTCCTTCGGCGCGACCCCGTACCGGCCGCGCAGCAGGCCGTAGAACGAGCCGAGCTCGAAGTCCCGGCCGGTGATGCCGGGCACCGCGGCGGCCGGGACCAGGATCCGCTCGATGCACATCGGCAGGCCGTCGACCAGCCGGAGCCGGACCACTGACACCAGCTCCGTACCCGGCGAGACCTCCAGCCGCCGCCCCATCCGGGCGCCGGCCGGCTCCAGGCCGAAGCTGACCAGCCGGCTGTGCCACGGACTGCCCTCGGCGGGCGGTACGGCGAAGTCGCCGGCCTCGGTCGGCTCCAGCTCCTGGTGGATCTTCCGGGCACTGATGAAGGTGCCGCGGCCGTGCTCGCGAACCACCAGCCCGTCGCGGGCGAGGTCGTCCAGCGCCGCTCGCAACGTCGGCCGGGAGACCCCGAGCGTCTCGCTCAGGCTGCGCTCGGACGGCAGCACCTGCCCCGGCCCGCTGTCCTCGATCAGGGCCAGCAGCCGATCCCGGGTTTCCTTCCGTCGCATGCGGTGGACTTTACCAGTGGTCCGACCAGTGAGAGCGATCCCACGGTTTAGCTAGGGTCTTGACTTAACCACTCGAACCCGCAAGATTGCCAGGAGTGACCCAGTGGTCACACCCTCTCCGCCCCGAGAAAGGTGTTCACCATGGCTCGATCCCGTGTTTTCCGGCTCACCTCGGCCGTTGCCGTCCTGGCCGCCGTCGGCGCCGCGGCCGGCTCCGGCGTCCCGGCGTCCGCGCGGCCGTCGCCGGACCGGTCCCCGCAGCAGGCGGCCGCCTGCGGCGCGTTCTTCGACGACTTCAACTACAGCTCCCGGACCGACCCGGCGTTCACCGCGCGCGACTGGAGCATCCGGACCTCGGCCGGCGGTCCCGGCGTCGGCGGCGCGACCTGGTCGGCGAGCAACATCAGCTTCCCGGTCGTGGACGGCCAGAAGTCCCTGCAGCTGCGAGCGACTACGAACGGTACGGCCGCCGGCACCACGCACGCCCAGGTTCAGCAGAACCGGCAGCGGTTCTTCGAGGGCACCTACGCGACCCGGTTCAAGTTCAGCGACACCCCGGTCAGCGGCGCCGACGGCGACACGATCAACCAGACCTTCTACACGATCTCGCCGCTGCGCTACGACTGGGACCCGATTTACAGCGAGCTCGACATCTCCGAGTACCTGCCGAACGGCGGCTGGGGCGAGACGAGCGCGACCAACTTCTTCACCAGCTGGAACACCTACCAGGCCGACCCCTTCGACGGCTGGCGGGCGACCACCGCGCGGCGCCAGAGCCACGCCGGCTGGCACACGCTCGTCGCGACCGTGAGCGGCGGGCACGTGAAGTACTACGTCGACGGCACGCTGGTCGCCGACCACACCACCGACAGCGCGGGCCGCACGGTCTACCCCCGGCAGGCCATGACGCTGAACTACAACCAGTGGTTCATCGACCTGACCGGGCACACCGGCGGCACCAGCGTCTGGGCCCAGTCGGCCGACTGGGTGTACTACGCGAAGAACGAGGTGCTGAGCCCGTCCGCGGCGGTCGCCCGGGTGTCGTCGTACCGGTCGGCGGGCAGGACGCACGCCGACACGATCAGCTGCTGACACAGTTAACGGTCAGTAGCGTGAGACGGCCCCCGCGAACCCATGGACATTCCGTCCCGGACTGAGTACGGTCCGTTACGGCGTCCGCACCACGCCATCACCGAGGAAGGTGGAGACCTTCCTTCCACCGGTCGGTGAGGTGCTGCCCGCCAGTAGCGCCTCACTGGTGGCTGGGCGAGCAGACCCCGGTAGCAGCCGGGGTTTGATGGGGGCCCGGACACCTAGGTGGGGCGGGCGCAGCGCGGTCATCCGACCATCGCGCTCCCCGCCCCACCGACTCAACTTTCTTCCGCACCGGCCCCAACGGTCCCGGCTGCCCGGTCGTCTAGCTTGGCGACAGGGAAAACCGAGGGACGGTGCCGGTGGCTGACTGGAAGAGCGCGTTCGACGAGCTGGTCGCGGTGCGCGGCCCGGCACTGCGCGGCTACGCGTACCTGCTGGCCGGGGACGCGCCGACGGCCGCCGACCTGGTCCAGGAGGCGCTGGTCCGGGTGTTCGGCCGGCTCCGCGTCGGCAGCGACGTCCAGCAGCTCGAAGGCTACGTCCGGCGCGCCATCCTGAACCTGTACGTCGACGACCGGCGGCGGGAGAAGCGGTGGCGCGAGACCCGCCACCTCCTGGTGGACCCAGACCCGCCCGGTGAGGACCTCGTCACCACGAACGCGGTCCGCCAGGCACTGTCCGACCTGTCACCCAAGCAGCGCGCCTGCGTGGTGCTGCGGTACTACGAGGACCTCACCGTCCCGGAGATCGCGGACCAGCTCGGCTGCGCCGAAGGCACCGTGAAACGCCATCTAGCCGATGCGAGAAGCAGGTTGGCAGCGCAGCTCGGCGTGACAGAGGAGAGTGTGCAATGACGTCGAAGGACCTGAAGGATCTTCTCGGCGCGGTGGCGGACGAGGGCCGCGAGACCGTGGCCGTGGACGAGCAGCAGGTGGCCGGCCGGATCAAGAGCCGTCGCCGGCGGCAGAGCGTGGTGGTGGCGGCCGCGAGCGTGGGCACGGCCGCGGTGATCGCCGCGGCGGCGGTCGCGATCGTGCCGAACTTGGGCACGGAGCAGGCCCCTGTCGCCGGCCCCCGCCAGGCGGCGACCGGAGTGGCCATCGGCGGCTGCGGAGAAACGGTCAGCGGTGAGCCGCGGGCCGACGCGCCGCTGACGATGAGCGCGGTGACGGGCGTGAAGCCGGTCAGCGGGACGACGGACTACGCGACGATCGACCTGGTGGTCACCAACACCACGCAGCAGACCCTTCACCTGTCGACCGGCCGCAGCGCGGCGATCACGGTCGCGCAGGGCGGCAAGGTGGTGGCGACGCCGGCCCCGGCCCGGGACGCGGCGGTCCAGCTGACCCTGCTGCCGGGCGAGAAGAAGACCGTCACGTCGACGGTCGGTCTGCGCCGTTGCGACGGGGCGACGACGCAGACCGGTGGCCGGCTGGCAGCGGGTGGCTACCAGCTCTACGCGACCCAGAAGTTCAACCCCACCGAGGGCGGCGAGGTGCTCGAGGCCCAGGGCGGACCCTGGACCGTCGAGCTGAAGTGAGGACTACCTGATTGCGATGTTCGCCTTGAAGACGGACCTGATCGTGGTCCACCGCTCGGCGTACATCGTGTCGTCGGCGTGCGCGATGTGCATGCCGCGGATCTGGACCGTGCCGTTCACGTACTGGTACAGCGGGGCGCCGGAGTCGCCGCCGGAACTGGCCGGACCCCGGTAGGCGATCAGCTCGACCGTGCAGCCGGACTCGTCGCAGAACTGGGCGTGCAGGCTGGTCACCACCTGCGAGCACCGCTCGAAGGTGGTCTGGCCGCTCCGGCAGTACGCCGCGCCGACGGCGGGGTCGGAGGCGCCGCTGACCAGGATCGTCCGGCCGGTCGCGTTGCCGACGTAGATGACCGAGCCGTAGCTGCCGCCGCCGACCGCCTCGAAGTCGTAGTACGGGAAGCGGGGGCGGTTCCGGACGGTGCCCCACAGCTGGCCGCCGCCGGTCGAGTAGACCCGCTGGTTGATCGTGAAGCAGTGCCCGGCGGTGACCATGTAGCGAGCCGTCGAGGTGATCGTGAATCCGCTGGTGCAGACCCCCGTGCCGTTGGTGATCGACGCGCCGCCGCGGTGCGGAGCCGGGTCGCTGCGCCGGCTGGCGCGGCCCACGTCGCCGTACTTCGCCTGCACCAGCGACGGGTACTTGGCCAGCAGCGGCTTCATCACGGCGGCCGGCGCGTTCGTCGTCACCGACATCACGTCGCCCTGCGCGTCGTAGTGGAAGCCGTAGCTGTACTTCTTCGCGCCGGCCGTCCACTGCCGGCTCTCCAGCGTGGAGCGGATCGCGGTCAGCTCGGCCTGGGTGGTGCGGCTCGGCTGGACCACGGTCTCCGCACCGGCGATGCGGACCGACCGGGCGGCCTTCGACGCCATCGCGTTCCGCGGCATCCGGACGACGTACTTGCCGGTGGTGCTGTCGAGGTACACGCCCAGACCGCCGGCCTTGGTGGCGTAGTCGTCGACCTGGCCGAACTTCTTCTCCTGCGCCGTCTGCGGCCCGTCGGGCGCGGTCGCGGCGGCTCGTTGCTTGTCTGCTCGGGCGGCGGCCAGCGCGGGGTCGGCCGCAGCCGGTGCCGCGACGGCGGTCTCGCCGAGCGGCTGGGCCAGTGACGGCTGGCCGGCCACGACGAGGCCACCGGCACCGACCGACACCGCGGCGATCGCCAGCGAGAGCGATCTCCTAGTCATACGCATGCATCCCACTCCCCAGAGGTCTTCGGGCAAGGTGCTGAACCTGCAGTCTGCCGAACTTCGGGCCCGCTGCCGAACCGAGGCAGGAACCTGCCGTGTCGTTCGCCCGAATGTCGGGCAGTGTTGGCCCCGCGGCGGGTTCGGGCGCAGCGCCGGCGGGGCAGACTGGCTCTCGACGTGTCCACACCGCCCCGTGGGAGACCGCCGTGACCGTGCCCCGTTCTCGCCGTGCCCTTCGCGCCGGCCGCCCCGTCCTGATCGTCGGCGTGCTGCTCGCCCTGCTCGGCTTCGGCGTCACGCCGGCGCCGGCGGCGGTCAGCGCCCCGCTCACCGTCGCGGCCGCGTTGCAGCAGCAGAACGGCGGCGTCGGCACCGTCGAGGGCTACGTGGTCGGGCAACCGACCGCCACCAGCACGGTTGTCCGCAGCAACTTCCCGAGCGACTACGCGCTGGCGCTCGCCGACTCGGCCACCCAGACCAGCACCTCGAGCATGCTCTACGTGCAGATCCCGACCGCCTTCCGGGCGTCGTACGGGTTGCGGTCGAACCCGGGCCTGCTCGGCC from Kribbella flavida DSM 17836 harbors:
- a CDS encoding GntR family transcriptional regulator, which produces MRRKETRDRLLALIEDSGPGQVLPSERSLSETLGVSRPTLRAALDDLARDGLVVREHGRGTFISARKIHQELEPTEAGDFAVPPAEGSPWHSRLVSFGLEPAGARMGRRLEVSPGTELVSVVRLRLVDGLPMCIERILVPAAAVPGITGRDFELGSFYGLLRGRYGVAPKDAVQVTEPTVTDAQESALLDVPLHSPALLIERTTRTADRAVIEYTRSVYRGDRYRITTRLTFAD
- a CDS encoding glycoside hydrolase family 16 protein, with translation MARSRVFRLTSAVAVLAAVGAAAGSGVPASARPSPDRSPQQAAACGAFFDDFNYSSRTDPAFTARDWSIRTSAGGPGVGGATWSASNISFPVVDGQKSLQLRATTNGTAAGTTHAQVQQNRQRFFEGTYATRFKFSDTPVSGADGDTINQTFYTISPLRYDWDPIYSELDISEYLPNGGWGETSATNFFTSWNTYQADPFDGWRATTARRQSHAGWHTLVATVSGGHVKYYVDGTLVADHTTDSAGRTVYPRQAMTLNYNQWFIDLTGHTGGTSVWAQSADWVYYAKNEVLSPSAAVARVSSYRSAGRTHADTISC
- a CDS encoding RNA polymerase sigma factor; translation: MADWKSAFDELVAVRGPALRGYAYLLAGDAPTAADLVQEALVRVFGRLRVGSDVQQLEGYVRRAILNLYVDDRRREKRWRETRHLLVDPDPPGEDLVTTNAVRQALSDLSPKQRACVVLRYYEDLTVPEIADQLGCAEGTVKRHLADARSRLAAQLGVTEESVQ